A part of Actinobaculum sp. 313 genomic DNA contains:
- the ispG gene encoding flavodoxin-dependent (E)-4-hydroxy-3-methylbut-2-enyl-diphosphate synthase, with protein sequence MPSVRTDPEVLAVRKKTRKIHVGSVDVGGDAPISVQSMTTTKTHDIGATLQQIAELTAAGCDIVRVACPTDKDADALAVIAKQSRIPVIADIHFNPKYVFTAIKAGCGAVRVNPGNIRKFDDQVAEICKAASDADVSLRIGVNAGSLDPRLLKKYGRATPEALVESAVWEASLFEECGFHDFKISVKHHDVVTMVQAYRMLAERGDWPLHLGVTEAGPAFQGTIKSCAAFGILLAEGIGDTIRVSLSAPPVEEVKVGTKLLETMGLRPRKMEIVSCPSCGRAQVDVWSLAESVEAGLKDITAPLRVAVMGCVVNGPGEAREADLGCASGNGKGKIFVRGEVVETVPEDQIVETLLRHANRMAEDMDLGNENGENSGVQVVTY encoded by the coding sequence ATGCCATCTGTGCGCACAGACCCCGAGGTTCTAGCTGTGCGGAAGAAGACGCGTAAGATCCACGTCGGGTCGGTTGATGTGGGTGGTGACGCGCCCATATCCGTGCAGTCGATGACGACGACGAAGACCCACGACATCGGCGCCACCCTGCAGCAAATTGCTGAATTGACAGCCGCTGGTTGCGATATTGTGCGGGTTGCCTGCCCCACGGACAAGGATGCCGACGCGTTGGCGGTGATTGCGAAGCAGTCGCGTATACCGGTGATCGCGGATATTCACTTCAATCCAAAGTACGTTTTTACTGCCATCAAGGCGGGCTGCGGAGCGGTCCGTGTCAACCCCGGCAATATCCGCAAGTTTGACGATCAGGTGGCGGAGATTTGCAAAGCGGCCTCCGACGCCGACGTTTCTCTTCGCATCGGAGTCAATGCCGGTTCGCTGGATCCCCGTCTCTTGAAGAAGTACGGGCGTGCAACGCCGGAAGCACTCGTCGAATCAGCGGTGTGGGAGGCAAGCCTCTTTGAGGAATGCGGCTTTCACGACTTCAAGATTTCGGTGAAACACCACGACGTCGTCACGATGGTGCAGGCTTACCGGATGCTCGCCGAACGGGGTGACTGGCCACTGCATCTTGGCGTGACTGAGGCCGGTCCCGCTTTCCAGGGCACGATTAAATCCTGCGCCGCATTCGGCATTCTCTTGGCAGAGGGAATCGGCGACACGATTCGTGTTTCGCTGTCGGCGCCTCCGGTGGAGGAAGTCAAAGTTGGCACCAAGCTCCTGGAGACCATGGGGCTCCGACCACGCAAAATGGAGATCGTCTCCTGCCCGTCGTGCGGCAGGGCGCAGGTGGATGTGTGGTCACTGGCGGAAAGCGTCGAGGCGGGCCTGAAAGACATAACCGCACCGTTACGTGTCGCCGTCATGGGATGCGTGGTTAACGGGCCCGGTGAGGCCCGCGAAGCCGATCTAGGATGCGCATCGGGCAACGGCAAGGGCAAGATATTCGTCCGCGGTGAGGTGGTCGAGACCGTACCGGAAGACCAAATTGTTGAAACCTTGCTGCGTCATGCCAACCGTATGGCGGAAGATATGGACTTAGGAAACGAGAACGGAGAGAATTCCGGAGTACAGGTCGTTACCTACTAG